From Macaca fascicularis isolate 582-1 chromosome 14, T2T-MFA8v1.1, a single genomic window includes:
- the UBQLNL gene encoding LOW QUALITY PROTEIN: ubiquilin-like protein (The sequence of the model RefSeq protein was modified relative to this genomic sequence to represent the inferred CDS: inserted 1 base in 1 codon; deleted 1 base in 1 codon; substituted 1 base at 1 genomic stop codon): MSHAISRTSRMSQSGCPSGLSADKNISSSATQVIVKTAGNQKDFMVADDISVRQFKEMLLAHFQCQMDQLVLVFMGRLLKDHDTLSQRGIMDGHTIYLVIMSKHGSRSLAHSFQDLPTNDPCHWDRNTKGNSSGVHQPTGVNQAPVELAHFVGPDAPKVHTQNLEVSHPEHKAQMLENPSIQRLLSNMEFMRQFISEHLDTQQLMQQNPEVSHLLDNSEILWQTLELARNLAMIQEIMQIQQPSQNLEYPLNPQLYLGLETMPGGNNALSQNCADINDQMLNSMQDPFGGNPFTALLAGQVLEQVQSSPPPSPPSQERQDQLXQHPATRVIYNSSGGLSSNTSASDTPNKVNHTSKANTAMISTKGQSHVCATRQPAGIPALPSIELTQQLQEEYKDATVSLSSSRQILEGDLQLSDEXTSSQITGGMMQSLMNTPYLAAQIMLFMSMPQLSEQWRQQLPTFLQQTQISDLLIALANPKAFLAILQIEQGLQLLATAAPVLLPWVAPYLWGLGWLSAPSCSYPDTVLCSWNVSDIPEPKGPECCHKPGTVL, from the exons ATGTCGCATGCCATCTCTCGAACATCCAGGATGTCCCAGAGTGGATGTCCTTCAGGTCTTTCGGCAGATAAAAATATCTCTTCAAGTGCCACTCAAGTGATAGTGAAGACTGCAGGCAACCAGAAAGACTTTATGGTAGCTGATGACATCTCGGTGAGGCAGTTCAAGGAGATGCTATTGGCTCACTTCCAATGCCAAATGGACCAACTAGTGCTGGTCTTCATGGGCCGCCTTCTCAAAGACCATGACACACTGAGCCAGAGGGGCATCATGGACGGCCACACCATCTACCTGGTCATCATGTCCAAGCATGGCTCCAGATCTCTAGCCCATTCCTTCCAGGATCTGCCAACGAATGATCCCTGCCACTGGGACAGAAACACCAAAGGAAACAGCAGCGGGGTGCACCAACCAACTGGTGTGAATCAAGCTCCAGTAGAATTGGCCCACTTTGTGGGGCCTGATGCACCCAAAGTGCATACCCAGAACTTGGAAGTGAGCCATCCAGAGCACAAAGCACAGATGCTGGAGAATCCTAGCATCCAGCGGCTTCTGTCCAACATGGAGTTCATGCGGCAGTTCATCTCAGAACATTTAGACACTCAACAATTGATGCAGCAGAACCCAGAAGTTTCCCATCTTCTTGACAATTCTGAGATCCTATGGCAGACTCTGGAGCTGGCCAGGAACCTTGCTATGATCCAAGAGATAATGCAGATCCAGCAACCTTCACAAAACCTTGAGTATCCACTGAACCCACAGCTGTATCTGGGCTTAGAGACAATGCCAGGTGGGAACAATGCCCTGAGTCAGAACTGTGCTGACATTAATGATCAAATGCTGAACAGTATGCAAGATCCTTTTGGAGGAAACCCTTTCACAGCTCTCCTGGCAGGACAAGTGCTGGAACAAGTCCAGTCTTCACCTCCACCTTCACCACCATCCCAGGAACGACAAGACCAGC CACAGCATCCTGCAACCCGAGTCATCTATAATAGCTCTGGTGGTTTATCTTCAAACACCTCAGCCAGTGACACCCCTAACAAGGTCAACCACACTTCCAAGGCCAACACTGCTATGATCTCCACCAAGGGCCAGAGCCATGTCTGTGCCACTCGG CAGCCAGCTGGGATACCAGCCTTACCTAGCATAGAGCTTACCCAGCAGCTTCAAGAAGAATACAAGGATGCCACTGTTTCTCTAAGTAGCTCCAGACAGATATTAGAGGGTGATCTCCAGCTGTCAGATGAATAGACCAGCTCCCAGATCACAGGAGGCATGATGCAGTCGCTTATGAACACCCCCTACCTGGCAGCTCAGATTATGTTGTTCATGAGTATGCCTCAGCTGAGTGAACAGTGGAGGCAGCAGCTGCCCACATTCCTGCAGCAGACACAGATTTCTGATCTGCTTATTGCTTTAGCCAACCCTAAAGCATTCCTAGCAATATTGCAGATTGAGCAGGGCCTCCAGCTGCTGGCCACAGCGGCTCCGGTTCTTCTGCCTTGGGTTGCACCTTACCTATGGGGCTTGGGTTGGCTTTCTGCCCCCAGCTGCAGCTATCCTGACACAGTGCTCTGTTCCTGGAATGTTTCGGATATACCCGAGCCTAAGGGACCTGAGTGCTGCCACAAACCTGGAACAGTCCTGTAG